A genomic segment from Tuwongella immobilis encodes:
- a CDS encoding SAM-dependent methyltransferase, giving the protein MSGSDSANGRKSTAPAWQFDEFRSVGRDYSQPAEAAIYDASHADFRDAIAEAERILDWLNLAPGERLIDVGCGTGTLLIQAAKRGIVGVGVDVSPAMLTQAKLKATAAGVDAIEWIHTGYLTMPPPEPAASGIVSSFSLHHLPDLWKPVALLRLRSWLAPHGRLWLHDVIAESGDPIEMQSAVAAFVARQHALGGDFLREDAEGHFRDEHSTYAWILEAMLTTAGFRILSREFAQGVIGTYRCERLD; this is encoded by the coding sequence ATGAGCGGTTCGGATTCAGCCAATGGCAGGAAATCGACGGCACCGGCGTGGCAATTCGATGAATTCCGTTCGGTGGGCCGAGACTATTCGCAACCTGCGGAGGCGGCCATTTATGATGCGTCGCACGCCGATTTTCGAGATGCCATCGCCGAGGCGGAGCGGATTCTCGATTGGTTGAATCTGGCTCCGGGGGAGCGGCTGATCGACGTGGGCTGTGGAACGGGTACCCTGCTCATTCAAGCGGCCAAGCGCGGCATCGTCGGCGTGGGGGTTGATGTCTCCCCGGCCATGCTCACCCAGGCGAAGCTGAAAGCGACCGCCGCCGGGGTCGATGCCATCGAGTGGATTCACACCGGCTACCTGACCATGCCACCGCCTGAGCCTGCCGCATCGGGCATTGTCAGTTCGTTTTCGCTGCATCATCTCCCCGATTTATGGAAGCCTGTGGCCTTGCTGCGGCTGCGCTCGTGGCTTGCACCCCATGGCCGATTGTGGCTGCACGATGTGATTGCCGAATCTGGCGATCCCATCGAGATGCAATCCGCCGTCGCCGCATTCGTCGCCCGCCAGCACGCACTCGGCGGCGATTTCCTGCGCGAAGACGCCGAAGGCCATTTCCGCGACGAACATTCCACCTACGCCTGGATTCTGGAAGCGATGCTCACCACCGCCGGATTCCGAATCCTCTCCCGCGAGTTCGCCCAAGGCGTGATCGGCACCTACCGCTGCGAACGGCTCGACTGA
- a CDS encoding ParB/RepB/Spo0J family partition protein, with protein MEPKSRLGRGLDALIGGMESGDGTATATEPGQTATVEVGRIQQNPYQPRKRFDTEELEQLTSSIRNHGVLQPLVVRQTSEGFQLIAGERRLRAAQEAGLDKVPVHVVDFNDQQIFEASLVENIQRSDLNPIEKAQGFKDYLERFSMTQDQLAAKIGIDRTSISNLINLLHLPHEVQDAVRTNQVSLGHAKILKGLGDPDLQIRLCKEVTMKGLSVKALEQIAKQAKAEAENAAAKSDATETVETTTTVIEKTPHVLGIENELRQKFSVKVAVKLKAKDKGQIVIGFDSNDDFERIMEMLRR; from the coding sequence ATGGAACCGAAATCTCGTCTGGGACGCGGCCTGGACGCCCTCATCGGCGGAATGGAATCGGGCGATGGCACCGCCACCGCGACCGAACCCGGCCAGACAGCCACCGTCGAAGTCGGCCGCATTCAGCAAAATCCCTATCAACCCCGCAAGCGGTTCGACACTGAAGAACTCGAACAACTCACCAGCAGCATCCGCAACCATGGCGTGTTGCAACCGCTGGTGGTGCGACAAACCAGCGAGGGATTCCAACTCATCGCCGGGGAACGCCGCCTGCGAGCCGCCCAAGAAGCCGGCCTCGACAAGGTGCCCGTGCATGTCGTTGATTTCAACGACCAGCAGATTTTTGAAGCCTCGCTGGTGGAAAATATCCAACGCAGCGACCTCAACCCCATCGAAAAGGCCCAGGGATTCAAAGACTACCTGGAACGCTTCTCGATGACGCAGGATCAACTGGCCGCCAAGATCGGCATCGATCGCACCAGTATTTCCAACCTCATCAACCTGCTGCACCTGCCGCACGAGGTCCAAGACGCGGTGCGGACCAATCAGGTCTCGCTAGGGCACGCCAAGATTTTGAAGGGGTTGGGCGATCCCGATCTGCAGATTCGGCTGTGCAAAGAAGTCACCATGAAGGGCCTGTCGGTGAAGGCTCTGGAGCAGATTGCCAAGCAGGCAAAGGCCGAGGCCGAGAACGCCGCCGCCAAGAGCGACGCCACCGAGACAGTCGAAACCACCACGACGGTGATTGAAAAGACCCCGCACGTTCTGGGCATCGAAAACGAACTGCGGCAGAAGTTCAGCGTCAAAGTCGCAGTGAAACTGAAGGCCAAAGACAAGGGCCAAATCGTCATCGGCTTCGATTCCAACGACGATTTCGAGCGGATCATGGAAATGCTCCGCCGCTGA
- a CDS encoding TfoX/Sxy family protein — protein MAASPRLAERIREMLAGRGIVEKRMFGGEAFFLNANILAAVWDERLVLRLGAEEAEIALRERHVRPFDLTGKAMRNWVVVDAAGIARDDELDYWLLRAWRFVETLPPPRPRRK, from the coding sequence ATGGCGGCATCACCGCGGTTGGCGGAGCGAATTCGGGAGATGCTGGCGGGGCGAGGCATCGTGGAGAAACGGATGTTCGGCGGTGAGGCATTCTTCCTCAACGCCAACATTCTCGCGGCGGTCTGGGATGAGCGGCTCGTGCTGCGGCTCGGGGCCGAGGAGGCTGAGATCGCACTGCGGGAGCGGCATGTGCGGCCCTTCGATCTGACCGGCAAAGCGATGCGGAATTGGGTCGTCGTCGATGCGGCGGGAATCGCCCGCGACGATGAACTTGACTATTGGCTGCTGCGGGCGTGGCGGTTTGTCGAGACGCTGCCACCACCGAGGCCGCGCCGAAAATGA
- a CDS encoding ATP-binding cassette domain-containing protein gives MDSVALLARLCRVLELPVREADLERIWQRTFPTADVTEQNWADRLNAAGRALGFRVSPIRLPLADAVREAAPAFPLITRISTEEGPDWLVLLEGFGGTVEVIRSRSPQERETISVNELTALVGPGFATAPLLWQMAIPSQPMDNLRSANLDSHESGYAGEDVQEQSAHHVIEQYDPEHSNHHAHGNDHHGEPRPLSRIWQLLRLEMGDIFRIVLFAVGVGILSLATPIAIEALVNTVANGVVLQPVIVLSLVLLGCLMLAGMLRLLQVYIIECIQRRLFIRVAGDFAQRFPRVRLEVYETSFGPDLANRFFDVVKVQKAVATLLLDGVAIVVATVVGMSVLAFYHPYLIGFDIALLVGLGFLIFVLGRGGIRTGIAESQIKYDLAAWLEEPARLPRSFKTGHGENLAVVRANELAHAYVRARRRHFAIIFRQTWFAIGLQVVTSSTLLGLGGYLVIIQELTMGQLIAAELIISLIVSSFNKLGKYLETFYDLCVGVEKLGHIIDLPVENKGGRLLPMTSMGLEVQAVDLETRRHQHWTFRVKSNERLAIEMPDGVQPLGDWVIGWRLHRHGKLLLDGIDMQDLDPFSVRTQVAVVGNDSPVAGTVEENLRLGGVEATEEELLAALRAVGLGERFGNSSENLNMQLVPASNRLNPDEYTLLQLARALVSRPRLLVIDGALDRIAPRAAALVRGLLCDRKAPWTLILITARPELASWCDRKLVVDASTSVEG, from the coding sequence ATGGATTCGGTTGCCCTCCTTGCCCGGTTGTGTCGTGTCTTGGAACTTCCGGTTCGAGAAGCGGATCTCGAACGCATTTGGCAACGGACGTTCCCCACGGCGGATGTGACAGAACAAAATTGGGCCGATCGCTTGAATGCGGCGGGCCGTGCGTTGGGGTTCCGGGTGTCGCCGATTCGGCTGCCGCTGGCCGACGCCGTCCGCGAAGCTGCCCCGGCATTCCCGCTCATCACCCGCATCAGCACCGAAGAGGGGCCGGATTGGTTGGTGTTGTTGGAAGGATTCGGGGGGACTGTCGAAGTCATCCGCTCCCGAAGTCCGCAAGAGCGTGAGACAATCTCGGTCAACGAACTAACCGCACTGGTTGGGCCGGGATTCGCCACCGCGCCGCTACTCTGGCAGATGGCCATTCCCAGCCAGCCGATGGACAATCTGCGATCGGCCAATCTCGACAGCCATGAGTCGGGGTACGCCGGCGAAGATGTGCAAGAGCAATCGGCTCATCATGTGATCGAACAATACGATCCCGAACATTCCAATCATCATGCGCACGGGAACGACCATCATGGCGAGCCTCGTCCGCTGAGCCGAATCTGGCAACTGTTGCGATTGGAGATGGGCGACATCTTCCGCATCGTGCTATTTGCGGTGGGCGTGGGCATTCTCTCGCTGGCGACACCGATTGCCATTGAAGCGTTGGTCAACACGGTCGCCAACGGTGTGGTGCTGCAACCGGTGATTGTGCTGTCGCTGGTCCTCCTGGGCTGCTTGATGCTGGCCGGGATGTTGCGATTGTTGCAGGTGTACATTATCGAATGTATCCAGAGGCGATTGTTCATCCGCGTTGCCGGGGATTTCGCCCAGCGATTTCCTCGCGTGCGACTGGAAGTGTACGAAACCAGTTTCGGCCCCGACTTGGCCAACCGCTTCTTTGATGTGGTCAAGGTGCAGAAGGCGGTTGCCACGCTGTTGCTCGATGGCGTCGCCATTGTCGTGGCCACCGTCGTGGGGATGAGCGTACTCGCGTTCTATCACCCGTATCTGATCGGCTTCGATATCGCGCTGTTGGTCGGGCTAGGCTTCTTGATCTTCGTGTTGGGGCGCGGCGGGATTCGGACTGGCATCGCCGAATCGCAGATCAAGTACGACCTCGCCGCGTGGTTGGAAGAACCCGCGCGATTGCCCCGAAGCTTCAAGACTGGTCACGGGGAAAATCTGGCGGTGGTTCGAGCAAACGAATTGGCCCATGCGTATGTGCGGGCCCGTCGCCGTCACTTTGCGATTATCTTCCGACAAACGTGGTTCGCCATTGGCCTGCAAGTGGTGACCAGCTCCACGCTATTGGGATTGGGCGGCTATCTGGTCATCATCCAAGAATTGACCATGGGCCAACTCATCGCGGCGGAGTTGATTATTTCGCTAATCGTTAGTTCGTTCAATAAGTTGGGCAAATATCTGGAGACGTTCTACGATCTCTGCGTTGGGGTCGAGAAGCTGGGGCATATTATTGACCTGCCGGTCGAGAACAAAGGCGGGCGATTGCTGCCGATGACGAGCATGGGCCTGGAAGTGCAAGCCGTCGATTTGGAAACCCGCCGTCATCAGCATTGGACGTTTCGTGTGAAGTCGAACGAGCGTCTGGCGATCGAGATGCCCGATGGGGTGCAGCCGCTCGGCGATTGGGTCATCGGTTGGCGATTGCACCGACATGGGAAGCTGCTCTTGGACGGCATCGACATGCAAGATCTCGATCCGTTCTCGGTTCGCACGCAGGTTGCGGTGGTGGGCAATGACAGTCCGGTGGCCGGGACCGTGGAAGAGAATCTGCGGTTGGGCGGTGTCGAGGCGACCGAAGAAGAACTGCTGGCCGCGTTGCGAGCGGTGGGGCTGGGCGAGCGATTCGGGAATTCGAGTGAGAATTTGAATATGCAGTTGGTTCCGGCGAGTAATCGCTTGAATCCGGATGAGTATACTTTGTTACAATTGGCGCGTGCGTTGGTGTCGCGTCCCCGATTGTTGGTGATCGATGGTGCGCTGGACCGAATTGCGCCGCGAGCCGCCGCCTTGGTGCGCGGATTGCTGTGCGATCGCAAGGCACCCTGGACGCTGATTCTGATTACCGCACGCCCCGAGTTGGCCTCGTGGTGTGATCGCAAACTCGTGGTGGATGCGTCAACTTCGGTGGAGGGATGA
- a CDS encoding PseG/SpsG family protein, which produces MNRTPILFRCDANSDLGYESFYQCLTLASAMQRRRRGTYLMSRLDPFPLFASIQRGGNEAIQAETVAGSPDDCNETIREIRRLNAAAVVVAIPGVTEGYLKELASTGTMVVTLDSEASICNPSRLVINPLLGPSAKAYRIQRGTQMLLGSRYPLVRSVFRRQRPIRAIDPVQPFRALIAMGDNDKTQSLIRTKELLGTTRIDKISVAVRSHHPQLEELKALAAEHGTRLEILTETAELSTRLPRAHFAVTSGDGWSLEMACVGIPQFILAQAPHHVLNAARLDEEGAATYLGEAAHVPATALRHSVQLLLSDPLERFGMSRCARQLIDGRGPDRLVNGIEILLHTAPPVQPVLRIAA; this is translated from the coding sequence ATGAATCGAACCCCGATTCTTTTTCGCTGTGATGCCAATTCGGATCTCGGATACGAGAGCTTCTATCAGTGCCTGACACTGGCGTCGGCAATGCAACGCCGCCGTCGGGGCACCTATCTCATGAGTCGCTTGGATCCGTTCCCGCTGTTCGCGTCGATTCAACGCGGCGGAAACGAAGCAATCCAAGCGGAAACAGTCGCCGGTAGCCCCGATGACTGCAACGAAACGATTCGCGAAATTCGCCGACTCAACGCCGCCGCAGTTGTAGTCGCCATTCCCGGCGTCACCGAAGGGTACCTGAAGGAACTCGCTTCCACCGGCACCATGGTCGTCACGCTCGATAGCGAAGCCAGCATTTGCAATCCCTCGCGGCTGGTCATCAACCCGCTGCTGGGACCATCCGCCAAGGCGTATCGCATCCAACGCGGCACGCAAATGCTGCTCGGATCGCGTTACCCGCTCGTGCGGTCGGTCTTCCGCCGACAACGGCCGATCCGTGCCATCGACCCGGTGCAGCCGTTCCGTGCCCTGATTGCCATGGGCGACAACGACAAAACCCAATCGCTGATTCGCACCAAGGAATTGCTTGGCACCACGCGAATTGACAAGATTTCGGTCGCCGTCCGCAGCCACCACCCGCAACTGGAAGAGCTGAAGGCACTGGCTGCCGAACACGGCACGCGATTGGAAATCCTGACCGAAACCGCCGAACTCTCGACCCGATTGCCACGAGCGCATTTCGCCGTCACCAGTGGCGATGGCTGGTCGCTGGAAATGGCCTGTGTCGGCATCCCGCAATTTATCCTCGCCCAGGCGCCGCATCATGTGCTGAACGCGGCCCGACTCGACGAAGAAGGAGCGGCGACGTACCTGGGCGAAGCGGCCCATGTGCCAGCCACCGCGCTGCGGCACTCCGTGCAACTCTTGCTCAGCGATCCGCTCGAACGCTTCGGCATGAGCCGCTGTGCCCGACAACTCATCGATGGCCGTGGCCCCGACCGATTGGTCAACGGCATCGAAATCCTGCTGCACACCGCTCCGCCGGTTCAACCGGTGTTGCGAATCGCCGCCTGA
- a CDS encoding alpha-hydroxy acid oxidase, with protein MADAFHSEFPSIDHLRDQARRRMPRFAYEYLEGGCFSEINLRRNTDEIRQFQLRPWYLQDYPGSNLKTELFGVTYDAPFGIAPIGLQGLMWPGSTEILAKAAHQHNIPFILSTVGTASIETVAELTEGKAWFQLYHPAETELRDKLLERCAAAKFPVLVALADTPTFAYRPKEIRNGLSIPPRMSLRNILQMLGCPSWCMGQLLKGAPEFKTMKPYIPKGLSMKHLGLFMNKTFSGRLTPTKLSQLRDRWKGKLIVKGIVNEQDAETALSIGVDGFIVSNHGGRQLDAGQSTIRPLVDLVKKFGDRTTVMIDSGFRSGPDVAIALAIGAKFAFMGRSFMYGVGALGNRGGDHTIIMLKRQLQQVMEQVACPTVDQFPRHLVTSA; from the coding sequence ATGGCTGATGCATTTCATTCCGAGTTTCCCTCCATCGACCACCTTCGGGATCAGGCTCGTCGGCGTATGCCACGATTCGCCTACGAATACCTGGAAGGCGGCTGCTTCTCGGAAATCAACCTGCGGCGGAACACGGACGAGATTCGCCAATTCCAACTCCGCCCGTGGTACCTGCAAGACTATCCCGGATCGAACCTCAAGACGGAACTCTTCGGCGTCACCTACGATGCCCCGTTCGGAATCGCGCCGATTGGCCTGCAAGGGTTGATGTGGCCCGGCTCGACGGAGATTCTTGCCAAGGCGGCGCATCAGCACAATATCCCGTTCATTCTTAGCACCGTCGGTACCGCCAGCATTGAAACCGTCGCCGAGCTGACGGAAGGCAAGGCGTGGTTCCAACTGTATCATCCGGCGGAAACCGAGCTGCGGGATAAGCTGCTGGAACGCTGTGCGGCGGCGAAGTTTCCCGTGCTGGTGGCGCTGGCGGATACGCCGACCTTCGCCTATCGCCCGAAGGAAATTCGCAACGGCCTGTCGATTCCACCTCGGATGTCGCTGCGGAATATCCTGCAAATGCTGGGTTGCCCGTCGTGGTGCATGGGGCAGTTGCTGAAGGGTGCCCCCGAATTCAAGACGATGAAGCCGTACATTCCCAAGGGGCTGAGCATGAAGCACCTGGGGCTGTTCATGAACAAGACATTCTCGGGCCGCCTGACGCCGACCAAGCTGAGCCAACTGCGCGATCGCTGGAAGGGCAAACTGATCGTCAAGGGCATCGTCAACGAGCAAGACGCCGAGACCGCGTTGTCGATTGGTGTTGATGGCTTCATCGTCTCCAATCACGGTGGCCGCCAACTCGACGCCGGGCAATCGACGATTCGCCCCCTGGTGGACTTGGTGAAGAAGTTCGGCGACCGCACGACGGTGATGATCGACAGCGGCTTCCGCAGCGGTCCGGATGTGGCCATTGCCTTGGCCATTGGCGCGAAGTTCGCATTCATGGGCCGATCGTTCATGTACGGTGTGGGTGCGTTGGGCAATCGCGGCGGCGATCACACCATCATCATGCTCAAGCGGCAGCTGCAACAGGTGATGGAACAGGTGGCTTGTCCCACCGTCGATCAATTCCCGCGCCATCTCGTGACCTCGGCATGA
- a CDS encoding HlyD family secretion protein — translation MNAPLQVSTPSVVNPTILPAMSEVRTPRIARITGRLLIAFFLITPIILIFVPWVQTIQARGRVIAWLPTEREQPVTARVSGQIRKWHVTETDRVNAGDPIVDIDDTDVELGSRLAAQREFLLNRKLAVTKQLEEQSDVAASQTSARDAAVRAAQASMQASEQSVLTTKASLRAAEAVVAYESVRYKTFDELLKNPKGGLESELNVRSAFATLRRAEEDVARLTEEVKRAEAGVKQAYAAFRKAEADGAASIATANANLARTEQDLNAIERELQDIENRIERYKARLLTAPCDGTVLRIEPDASQVGQYVKEGQVVCVIVPDTATPVVELFVSGVDAPLVPPESSTDDWPHVRLQFEGWPAVQFSGYPQMSIGTFGGRVFRMDPTNVQNQFRILVKPDQLYERDDWPDSMFLRQGNAAMGYIQLRSVPLGWELWRRMNGFPAMTPPKEYNKSEKVKPPKLKV, via the coding sequence ATGAATGCTCCGTTACAAGTCTCAACGCCGAGTGTGGTGAATCCGACGATCTTGCCTGCCATGTCCGAAGTGCGGACACCGCGGATCGCTCGGATTACCGGACGCTTATTGATTGCGTTCTTCCTGATCACGCCGATCATTCTGATCTTCGTTCCGTGGGTGCAAACCATCCAGGCACGCGGGCGGGTGATTGCGTGGTTACCCACCGAACGGGAACAACCCGTCACGGCTCGCGTCTCCGGCCAGATTCGAAAATGGCACGTTACGGAGACAGATCGAGTAAATGCCGGTGACCCGATTGTCGATATAGACGATACAGACGTTGAACTCGGCAGCCGATTAGCCGCTCAACGCGAATTTTTGCTCAACCGGAAGCTGGCTGTTACCAAGCAGTTGGAAGAACAATCGGATGTAGCCGCTTCGCAGACATCAGCCCGAGATGCGGCGGTTCGGGCGGCCCAAGCCTCGATGCAGGCCAGCGAACAATCGGTGCTGACCACCAAGGCATCGCTGCGAGCGGCGGAAGCGGTCGTCGCCTACGAAAGTGTCCGCTATAAGACGTTCGATGAACTGTTGAAGAATCCCAAGGGTGGCTTGGAATCGGAACTGAATGTTCGTTCCGCATTTGCGACCCTGCGACGAGCCGAAGAAGATGTCGCGCGGTTGACCGAGGAAGTGAAGCGGGCCGAAGCGGGCGTCAAGCAAGCCTACGCCGCGTTTCGCAAGGCGGAAGCAGACGGGGCGGCATCGATCGCCACCGCGAATGCGAACCTGGCCCGAACCGAACAAGACCTCAACGCCATTGAACGGGAATTGCAAGACATCGAGAATCGGATCGAACGCTACAAAGCGCGACTGCTGACCGCCCCGTGCGATGGCACCGTGCTGCGAATCGAACCGGATGCCTCGCAAGTGGGGCAGTATGTCAAAGAAGGCCAAGTGGTTTGCGTGATTGTGCCCGATACCGCCACTCCCGTGGTGGAATTGTTTGTGAGCGGGGTGGATGCCCCGTTAGTTCCGCCGGAAAGCTCCACGGATGACTGGCCGCATGTGCGGTTGCAGTTCGAGGGGTGGCCGGCGGTTCAGTTTTCCGGGTACCCGCAAATGTCGATTGGAACTTTCGGCGGTCGAGTGTTTCGAATGGATCCGACGAATGTGCAGAATCAGTTCCGCATCTTGGTCAAACCGGATCAACTGTACGAACGAGATGATTGGCCCGATTCGATGTTCCTGCGACAAGGGAACGCGGCGATGGGATACATCCAACTTCGCAGCGTGCCGTTGGGTTGGGAACTGTGGCGGCGGATGAACGGCTTCCCGGCGATGACTCCTCCGAAGGAATACAACAAGTCGGAGAAGGTGAAACCGCCCAAACTGAAGGTGTAA
- a CDS encoding winged helix-turn-helix transcriptional regulator, which translates to MSERRRSPCPIACALDLFGDRWTLLIIRDLVCGKSLFKEFAASPERIATNILSDRLTRLTEHGLIEKFPSETHSGREAYRLTERGKTLLPILDSIMQWGLKYLPGTEARMAPSRPAISTTVPPILPPAN; encoded by the coding sequence ATGAGCGAACGCCGCCGTTCCCCCTGTCCCATCGCTTGTGCTCTGGATTTATTCGGCGATCGTTGGACGCTGCTGATTATTCGGGATCTCGTCTGTGGCAAATCGCTGTTCAAGGAGTTCGCCGCTTCCCCGGAGCGGATCGCCACCAATATCCTGAGCGATCGCCTGACCCGACTCACGGAACACGGCCTAATCGAAAAGTTCCCCAGCGAGACGCATTCGGGACGCGAGGCGTATCGACTCACGGAACGCGGCAAAACGCTGCTGCCGATCTTGGACTCCATCATGCAATGGGGGCTGAAATACCTCCCTGGCACCGAAGCCCGCATGGCCCCGTCTCGCCCCGCCATTTCGACCACCGTCCCGCCTATCCTCCCACCCGCAAATTAA
- a CDS encoding 4Fe-4S binding protein — translation MKLEHHPTVLELRRREKGTTPERISAAELREFALRAGADDAGVIGIDRPEIADQRDEILHAFPKTRALVSLVCRMHREPIRSPKRSIANLEFHQSTDHVNEVARTLVQLLETRGIRSLNPPSGFPMEMTEYPGKIWVVSHKPVAVAAGMGQMGIHRNVIHPRFGNFILLGTVLVAAEIDEEQQGRAIDFNPCLGCKLCVAACPVGAIKPDGQFDPSACLTHNYREFMGGFLDFSNHARGKHDASGDADRWADTETASMWQSLSFGANYKAAYCLAVCPAGEEVISPYLDNPKEFRDATLRPLVEKTETIYVVPQSDAETYVQRRFPHKRIQRVPGVRPRTIAGFLRGMSIVFQSGKSAGLDAVYHFQFHGAETAEATVTIRNQRITIESGLIGTPTIRIVADAQTWIGFLRKERSIVWAMIRRKVRVTGSLRWLLAFGKCFPS, via the coding sequence ATGAAATTGGAACACCACCCTACCGTATTGGAACTGCGCCGTCGGGAGAAGGGGACAACTCCGGAGCGCATCTCGGCGGCGGAGCTTCGGGAGTTCGCTTTGCGGGCTGGTGCGGATGATGCGGGGGTGATTGGCATCGATCGGCCCGAAATTGCCGATCAGCGGGACGAGATTTTGCATGCCTTTCCGAAGACGCGAGCGCTGGTGAGTTTGGTCTGCCGGATGCATCGTGAGCCGATTCGTTCGCCCAAGCGATCGATTGCGAATCTGGAATTTCATCAATCGACAGATCATGTCAATGAAGTCGCCCGCACGTTGGTGCAATTGCTCGAAACGCGGGGAATTCGCTCGCTCAATCCGCCATCGGGATTTCCGATGGAGATGACCGAGTACCCCGGCAAAATCTGGGTCGTCTCGCACAAACCAGTCGCGGTGGCGGCGGGCATGGGACAGATGGGCATCCATCGCAACGTGATTCATCCGCGATTCGGCAACTTCATTCTGCTGGGGACGGTGTTGGTGGCAGCCGAAATCGACGAGGAGCAGCAGGGGCGGGCGATTGATTTCAACCCGTGCCTGGGATGCAAATTGTGTGTGGCCGCCTGTCCGGTCGGGGCGATCAAACCGGATGGTCAGTTTGATCCCAGTGCGTGTCTGACGCACAACTACCGCGAATTTATGGGTGGGTTTCTCGATTTCAGCAACCATGCACGCGGCAAGCACGATGCATCGGGCGATGCGGATCGCTGGGCGGATACCGAGACGGCATCGATGTGGCAGAGCCTGAGTTTCGGTGCGAATTACAAGGCAGCGTATTGCCTGGCGGTCTGTCCGGCGGGGGAAGAGGTCATCTCACCGTATTTGGACAATCCGAAGGAATTTCGAGATGCCACCCTTCGGCCACTGGTCGAAAAGACCGAGACCATCTATGTGGTTCCACAATCCGATGCGGAGACATATGTGCAACGACGATTCCCGCACAAGCGCATTCAGCGGGTGCCCGGAGTGCGACCGCGGACGATTGCCGGGTTCCTGCGTGGGATGTCAATCGTCTTCCAGTCGGGGAAGTCGGCAGGGTTGGATGCGGTGTACCACTTCCAATTCCATGGAGCCGAAACCGCCGAGGCGACGGTGACGATCCGCAATCAACGCATCACGATTGAATCGGGGCTGATCGGCACGCCGACCATCCGAATCGTCGCCGATGCTCAAACCTGGATCGGATTTCTTCGCAAAGAGCGATCCATCGTCTGGGCGATGATTCGACGAAAAGTTCGAGTCACGGGCTCGCTCCGATGGTTGTTGGCATTCGGAAAATGCTTCCCATCGTAA